The following proteins are co-located in the Colius striatus isolate bColStr4 chromosome 6, bColStr4.1.hap1, whole genome shotgun sequence genome:
- the EIF5 gene encoding eukaryotic translation initiation factor 5, translated as MSVNVNRSVSDQFYRYKMPRLIAKVEGKGNGIKTVIVNMVDVAKALNRPPTYPTKFFGCELGAQTQFDVKNDRYIVNGSHEANKLQDMLDGFIKKFVLCPECENPETDLHVNPKKQTIGNSCKACGYRGMLDTNHKLCTFILKNPPESGDSGTGKKEKEKKNRKGKDKENGSVSGNETLPPPPPEEITPPQVVEEEDDDDWGEDTTEEAQRRRMDEISDHAKNLTLSEDLERTVEERVNILFDFVKKKKEEGVIDSSDKDIVAEAERLDVKAMGPLVLTEVLFDEKIREQIRKYRRHFLRFCHNNKKAQRYLLHGFECVVAMHHSQLISKIPHILKEMYDADLLEEEVILGWAEKASKKYVSKELAKEIRVKAEPFIKWLKEAEEESSGNEEEDEDENIEVVYSTAASVPKVETVKPANNKDDDIDIDAI; from the exons ATGTCTGTCAACGTCAACCGCAGTGTTTCAGATCAGTTCTATCGCTACAAAATGCCCCGTCTGATTGCCAAG gtGGAGGGCAAGGGAAATGGAATAAAGACGGTTATAGTCAACATGGTTGACGTTGCAAAGGCGCTTAATCGGCCTCCAACGT ATCCTACCAAATTTTTTGGTTGTGAGCTGGGAGCACAGACCCAGTTTGATGTTAAGAATGACCGTTACATTGTCAATGGATCTCATGAGGCGAATAAGCTACAAGACATGTTGGATGGATTCATTAAAAAATTTGTTCTCTGTCCTGAGTGTGAGAATCCTGAAACCGATCTG catGTCAATCCTAAGAAACAAACTATAGGTAACTCTTGCAAAGCCTGTGGCTATCGAGGCATGCTTGACACAAACCATAAACTCTGCACATTCATtctcaaaaacccacctg AAAGTGGTGACTCTGgtacaggaaagaaagaaaaggagaagaagaacagaaaaggcaaagacAAAGAGAATGGTTCTGTGTCTGGCAATGAGACACTTCCACCCCCACCACCAGAGGAGATCACCCCTCCACAGGTTGTG gaggaggaggatgatgatGACTGGGGTGAAGACACAACAGAAGAAGCCCAGAGGCGTAGGATGGATGAAATCAGTGACCATGCAAAGAACCTCACACTTAGTGAAGACCTCGAAAGAACAGTGGAGGAGAGGGTCAACATCCTATTTGATTTTGTGAAG aaaaagaaggaagaaggtgTCATTGACAGTTCTGACAAAGACATCGTGGCAGAAGCAGAGAGACTGGATGTCAAGGCCATGGGCCCACTAGTGCTCACTGAAGTCCTTTTTGACGAAAAGATTCGGGAGCAGATCCGGAAATACAGGCGTCACTTCCTTCGT TTCTGCCACAACAACAAGAAAGCTCAGAGGTACCTTCTCCATGGCTTCGAGTGTGTGGTAGCCATGCATCACTCTCAGCTTATTTCTAAAATACCACatattttgaaggaaatgtATGATGCAGATCTTCTGGAAGAAGAAGTCATCCTTGGCTGGGCAGAAAAG GCCTCAAAGAAATATGTTTCAAAGGAGCTTGCCAAAGAAATCCGTGTCAAAGCAGAACCATTTATTAAATGGCTAAAGGAAGCTGAAGAAGAATCTTCCGGTAAtgaagaagaggatgaagatgaaaaCATAGAG GTGGTGTATTCTACAGCTGCCAGTGTACCTAAAGTTGAAACTGTGAAGCCTGCAAACAATAAAGATGACGATATCGATATTGATGCCATTTAA